A stretch of DNA from Maridesulfovibrio sp.:
ACAATAATTTTGAATGGCAGGTGGACGTTCCCGCCGGAGGCAAGGCCGATATTGAATATTCTGTGCAGATGAAGGCCCCTGACGATATGAAATTGAATCTCGGCTCAGGACAGTAGGCAGTATAAAGCGCACATATAGTGCGCGAAGAGATCAGAAATAATGAAATAAGAAAGGCTGGAACAAAGTGTACTTGAAAGTACATACGTTCCAGCCTTTTTTGTTTTCGCAGGTCTTTATGGTAAAGACAGTTTATTAGAAATTGAAACCCATGCTCAGGGAAACAATATGGGTGATTGAATCCTTAGTGGTGGTGTACAGTACTCCGGATGTCGGTCTGGCGTCTATAGTACGTTTTTTCATCCACAGGTACATGTAGGATGCATCAATGCTGAAATTTTCATAGGTCCAGCCGAGACCGCCTGAGACGATCTGGCGATCATTTGTCGGCAGCATATAGTCTTCATACCCTTTGCGGATAGGGCTCTGGTCATAAACGTAACCGGCCTGCAGAGCGAGGCTTTCAATCGGCTTGTATTCGACACCGAACTGGAATCTCCAGACGTCCTGCCAGTTTTTCTGCACAACTACTGTATTTCTACCGATTGCGTTGGTGCTGTCGAACTCATAGGTAAGGTCGCTGTAGTCACTCCACTGGGACCAGATGGCGTCGAATTCTACACTGAGGTTGTCCATGAGGTCATAGGAAGTACCGAACATGAACATGTTCGGGGTTTTCATGGTCATGCTCACGTCTGTATCGTTGTATAGAGCTGTTGTAACTCCATCGGGACGGTCATAGACGGCTTTACCTTCTGCCCTGTGACGCATCTTGCTGCGCCAGGAAAAACCCAGAGCCCATTTGTCTGTGGGGGTGATGCGGATACCTACGTTGAATCCGGGAGTGACGCCGTCTACCTTGATGGTCTGGTCCACGTCACCGGCAGAGGTGGTGGGATCATTCTGGCGGGTGGAGTCAATTTTTTTGCGCAGGTCGGCTTTGACGTACATGAATTCCATACCGGCAGCCACGGAAACAAAATCGTTGAATTTATATGCGAGGTTCGGGTTCAGGGAATATGTTTCAATCGATGTGTTGTAAGAAGAATATCTTCCTTCCCAATCTTCATCATATGCAGTACCGAGACCGTATCTTGTGTATGCTCCGACTCCAAGCCACAGATTCTCATTAATCTGCTGTGTAATGAATGCATGCGGAGTATAGAAAATTTCCTTTTTGATGTCGGTATCCGTCTGCACCCCGTTGTAGGTGGTTGTAAGAGTGTTTTCCGGTGCGATTGCTGATACACCAACCATTGTCTGCGTGCCTTCCAGCTGTGTAATACCTGCCGGGTTCCAGGCAATAGCTGACGGATCGTCCGCTCTGGCGATCATTGTTCCGCCCATGGCGTTGCCGCGGGCACTCCATTCGAACAGAGCGAAAGCCGCAGCTTCCGCATTTCTGCTTCCCCCCGGGACTATTGTATAGCCCGTCATGATCAGTAGCGTGCACAGGCACACTATAAATTTAGCCTTCATAAACACTCCTTCATAAAAACTGAAATGCATGCGACTTTCTATGCGGTGCAGAAAGTCTCCCCTCACTGAAATAGTGCTTACTGACTAGCTTGAATGTTAAATCATGTAAAGCTGATTTAACGCATGTGTAAAATGTTATGAAGATAATTTACAAAACAATATATATTTCCATACATGTGTGTATGTTTATTTTGCAGAAGTGCTTTTAAATGTAACATATATGTTGCTGCAAAGTTAGATGGGACAAAATCATATAATAATTTATTGTGTTCTATTGTATTCTGGTTTTTTGTGTAAAATAGTTTTGAGTCAAAGGTGTTTTGCTGCAAAAAAATGTTTTTTATTAATATGATTGATGTTTAAATAGTTTTGATCTGTTTTTATTGTAAATTTTTATATGCTAGTCGTATCAATTTTATGGTGCAGTAGGTTTGTGGCTCAAGAAAATTTTACGTGTTCATAATATATAATGTGTTGGTGTGTGCTGACATACTTTTTTAATTCTGCTG
This window harbors:
- a CDS encoding OmpP1/FadL family transporter — encoded protein: MKAKFIVCLCTLLIMTGYTIVPGGSRNAEAAAFALFEWSARGNAMGGTMIARADDPSAIAWNPAGITQLEGTQTMVGVSAIAPENTLTTTYNGVQTDTDIKKEIFYTPHAFITQQINENLWLGVGAYTRYGLGTAYDEDWEGRYSSYNTSIETYSLNPNLAYKFNDFVSVAAGMEFMYVKADLRKKIDSTRQNDPTTSAGDVDQTIKVDGVTPGFNVGIRITPTDKWALGFSWRSKMRHRAEGKAVYDRPDGVTTALYNDTDVSMTMKTPNMFMFGTSYDLMDNLSVEFDAIWSQWSDYSDLTYEFDSTNAIGRNTVVVQKNWQDVWRFQFGVEYKPIESLALQAGYVYDQSPIRKGYEDYMLPTNDRQIVSGGLGWTYENFSIDASYMYLWMKKRTIDARPTSGVLYTTTKDSITHIVSLSMGFNF